TGGACACGAGGTGGAGCAGCGTCTGCAGCAGCGCGATGCCGGCCAGCACGGCAACGCCCAGACGGGAGAAGAACAGGTCGCCCCGTACCGTGTCCAGGACCGCCAGGACCAGGATCAGCAGGGACGCCTCGACGCCGAGGACGAGCCGGTGGAACTTCAGCGCCGCGGCCGCCTTGCGGGCCAGCGCCATACCGGACGAGCGCGGCTCGGACGCCGCCTCCTTGACCGGCGGCAGCCCGCCCTGGTGACGGGCCACGCCGACGAGGTCGGTCTCGGCCTTGATCAGGATGGCGCCGAGGGCCGCGAGGGTGCCGAGGAACGCCCACAGCCAGTCGATCCGCCCCGCGCCCCACAGGTCGGCGGCGCGCAGGCCGAAACCGACCAGGACCGCGGCGTCGCACAGGTAGGCGCCGACCCGGTCCAGGTACACGCCGCCCAGCGAGAACTGCTTCTTCCAGCGGGCGATCTCGCCGTCGACGCAGTCCAGCAGCAGGTAGAGCTGGACCATCAGCACGCCGAGCACGGCGCCCCAGATCCCCGGCACCAGCAGCGCCGGGGCGGCGAGGACGCCGAAGACGGTCATCAGGTAGGTCAGCTGGTTGGGCGTGACCCGCGTGTTCACCAGGTGCCGGTCGATGCGCAAGGAGATCTCGCGCATGTAGAGCCGGCCGGCCCAGTGCTCACCGCTGCGCCGGTCCTTGACACCCGCGGGGTGCACGACCGGGCGGAGTTCAGCTAC
The sequence above is a segment of the Streptomyces lydicus genome. Coding sequences within it:
- a CDS encoding CDP-alcohol phosphatidyltransferase family protein; amino-acid sequence: MHKPSVAELRPVVHPAGVKDRRSGEHWAGRLYMREISLRIDRHLVNTRVTPNQLTYLMTVFGVLAAPALLVPGIWGAVLGVLMVQLYLLLDCVDGEIARWKKQFSLGGVYLDRVGAYLCDAAVLVGFGLRAADLWGAGRIDWLWAFLGTLAALGAILIKAETDLVGVARHQGGLPPVKEAASEPRSSGMALARKAAAALKFHRLVLGVEASLLILVLAVLDTVRGDLFFSRLGVAVLAGIALLQTLLHLVSILASSRLK